One region of Microbacterium sp. M28 genomic DNA includes:
- a CDS encoding LacI family DNA-binding transcriptional regulator encodes MSDMHPESADSGRRTRATIADVAARAGVSRAAVSKVFNRTGSISAETTRRIQEAARELNWTPSATATALRRSRSQTIGLVLDKPNDRVDIGFGTASFLAGIESELAPFDYGLLLYAVGRDPAAQLAAYRRVAETRRVDGMILTDGGEHDPRFDVLADNRMPAVLVGTPFPGTTIAHVESPNPEAGVEDAVRHLHQLGHRRIAYIGGTPGRYQSEARRAAFRTALTTHGLTPLADVFADYVPERAAEETRRLLALATPPTAILYASDAMAIASIRTAAEIGVRVPEDLSVIGYGGADLGEWMTPALTTVVRDAEQRGRAAAITLLRLLGEQPQGDAVLRNPELVLRASTATIHS; translated from the coding sequence ATGAGCGATATGCACCCGGAATCGGCGGACTCCGGCAGACGGACGCGCGCGACGATCGCCGATGTCGCGGCCCGGGCCGGAGTGTCGCGCGCCGCGGTGTCGAAGGTGTTCAATCGCACGGGCAGCATCTCCGCCGAGACGACGAGGCGCATCCAAGAGGCAGCCCGTGAACTCAACTGGACGCCCAGCGCGACGGCCACGGCGCTGCGCCGCTCTCGCTCGCAGACGATCGGCCTCGTCTTGGACAAGCCGAACGATCGCGTGGACATCGGGTTCGGCACAGCGTCGTTCCTCGCAGGCATAGAGTCCGAGCTCGCCCCGTTCGACTATGGGCTCCTGCTCTACGCCGTCGGCCGAGACCCCGCAGCTCAGCTCGCTGCCTATCGTCGGGTCGCCGAGACCCGTCGGGTGGACGGCATGATCCTCACCGATGGTGGCGAGCACGATCCTCGCTTCGACGTGCTCGCGGACAACCGCATGCCCGCCGTCCTGGTCGGCACGCCCTTTCCCGGAACCACGATCGCTCACGTCGAATCCCCGAATCCCGAAGCCGGTGTCGAGGACGCTGTCCGGCATCTGCACCAGTTGGGGCACCGCCGTATCGCCTATATCGGCGGCACGCCGGGGCGCTACCAGTCGGAGGCCCGCCGCGCGGCTTTCCGGACCGCGCTGACCACGCATGGCCTCACTCCGCTGGCGGACGTCTTCGCCGACTACGTCCCCGAACGCGCAGCCGAGGAGACGCGGCGTCTGCTCGCGCTCGCGACGCCCCCGACCGCCATCCTCTACGCCTCCGATGCCATGGCCATCGCGAGCATCAGAACGGCCGCCGAGATCGGCGTGCGCGTGCCCGAAGATCTGTCGGTCATCGGTTACGGCGGAGCCGACCTCGGCGAGTGGATGACCCCGGCGCTCACCACGGTCGTGCGCGATGCGGAGCAACGCGGGCGTGCAGCCGCGATCACCCTGCTGCGTCTGCTCGGCGAGCAGCCGCAAGGGGACGCCGTGTTGAGGAACCCTGAGCTCGTGCTGCGCGCTTCGACTGCGACGATCCATAGCTGA
- a CDS encoding NAD-dependent epimerase/dehydratase family protein, giving the protein MTMRIAVTGAAGLLGRRVVAAIRSEGYEAVAIDRVASPGGVACDVTDAEALRDAIGHADAVVHLAAITSPLNRRAQVVHNTNVTGSYNALTVAAEQGIGRVVMASSVNAIGGCFSRSPRYDYFAVDETHSSYCEDPYGLSKREAELQADAVVASNPGFSAFSLRYHALIATRAERLDRHPADAPSRDLWGWTPLDEAAEATVRACTVASEAHVVLNLVAASTLSSTPTAELAARYYPHVPITARLRGSASFYDSERARSILDWRGEDV; this is encoded by the coding sequence ATGACCATGCGGATCGCGGTCACGGGGGCGGCCGGGCTGCTCGGCCGACGAGTCGTGGCCGCGATCCGCTCCGAGGGATACGAGGCCGTCGCCATCGACCGGGTCGCCTCGCCCGGCGGCGTCGCCTGCGACGTCACCGACGCGGAGGCACTGCGCGACGCGATCGGTCACGCGGATGCCGTCGTGCATCTGGCGGCGATCACCTCCCCTCTGAACAGGCGGGCGCAGGTGGTGCACAACACCAATGTCACCGGCTCGTACAACGCGCTGACCGTCGCGGCTGAGCAGGGCATCGGTCGAGTGGTGATGGCGTCGAGCGTGAACGCGATCGGTGGATGCTTCAGCCGCTCGCCGCGGTACGACTATTTCGCGGTCGATGAAACGCATTCGTCCTACTGCGAAGACCCGTACGGCCTGTCCAAAAGAGAAGCGGAGCTGCAGGCGGACGCCGTGGTCGCCTCGAACCCGGGATTCTCTGCATTCTCGTTGCGATACCACGCGCTCATCGCCACGCGGGCGGAGCGTCTGGACCGGCACCCCGCGGACGCGCCGTCGCGCGACCTCTGGGGGTGGACGCCCCTCGACGAGGCGGCGGAAGCGACCGTGCGCGCCTGCACGGTCGCCTCTGAGGCGCACGTCGTGCTCAATCTCGTGGCCGCCTCGACGCTCAGCAGCACTCCGACGGCGGAGCTTGCGGCCAGGTACTACCCGCACGTGCCGATCACCGCTCGTCTCCGCGGCAGCGCCTCGTTCTACGACTCGGAGCGCGCGAGGAGCATCCTCGATTGGCGCGGTGAGGACGTGTGA
- a CDS encoding Gfo/Idh/MocA family protein, whose protein sequence is MSARTLRVVVVGAGNMGRRWISIAEESAAFELVGVVDIFTGGARAAVEAIGRPDLPVAATLAEMLERVETDAVANVTIPAAHFGVTVTALARGLHVVSEKPAAATLAESVALTAASEAHDRLFVVSQSRRHNSQLHELKSQASGLGRLGIATTEFFRAPHFGGFRDEMAHPLLLDMAIHPFDSARFLLDADPVAVYCEEYNPSWSWYAGDAAATAIFEMTGGARYIYTGSWASPGAETSWNGSWRVSGENGSAMWNGDEPPRSEPETQAASEGLRYGGVAESLHSFAAAVHVGGTCSGEVHENILSLAMVEAAVISARRGQRIRIDDVLEEARAEAIRAAAERGDEQIRAVLDGWGDAGEHLRAWRATSPAGADLDVARV, encoded by the coding sequence ATGAGCGCCCGCACGCTGCGCGTCGTCGTCGTCGGCGCCGGCAACATGGGACGCCGATGGATTTCGATCGCTGAGGAGTCCGCGGCATTCGAACTCGTCGGCGTCGTCGACATCTTCACTGGAGGAGCGCGTGCGGCTGTCGAGGCAATCGGACGCCCGGACCTGCCCGTCGCCGCGACGCTCGCGGAGATGCTCGAGCGGGTCGAGACGGATGCGGTGGCGAACGTGACGATTCCTGCCGCTCACTTCGGTGTGACAGTCACGGCTCTCGCACGCGGTCTCCACGTCGTCAGCGAGAAGCCGGCTGCGGCCACTCTCGCCGAAAGCGTGGCGCTCACGGCTGCCTCCGAGGCGCACGACCGTCTGTTCGTGGTGAGCCAGTCGCGCCGACACAACTCACAGCTGCACGAGCTCAAGAGCCAGGCATCAGGACTCGGGCGTCTCGGAATCGCGACGACCGAGTTCTTCAGGGCGCCGCACTTCGGCGGTTTCCGAGACGAGATGGCTCACCCGCTGCTCCTCGACATGGCGATCCATCCCTTCGATTCCGCGCGTTTCCTGCTCGACGCCGATCCTGTCGCGGTGTACTGCGAGGAGTACAACCCGAGCTGGAGCTGGTACGCGGGCGACGCGGCGGCGACCGCGATCTTCGAGATGACCGGGGGCGCCCGTTACATCTACACGGGCAGCTGGGCGAGCCCGGGGGCCGAGACCTCCTGGAACGGATCCTGGCGCGTGAGCGGCGAGAACGGCAGCGCGATGTGGAACGGTGACGAACCCCCTCGCAGCGAGCCGGAAACGCAGGCGGCGAGCGAAGGACTCCGATACGGCGGAGTCGCGGAGTCGCTCCATTCCTTCGCCGCTGCCGTGCACGTCGGTGGAACCTGTTCGGGCGAAGTGCATGAGAACATCCTGAGCCTCGCGATGGTCGAGGCCGCGGTGATCTCCGCCCGGCGAGGCCAGCGTATTCGGATCGACGATGTCCTCGAGGAGGCGCGTGCGGAGGCGATCCGCGCTGCCGCCGAACGCGGCGACGAGCAGATCCGCGCGGTGCTGGACGGGTGGGGCGACGCGGGTGAGCACCTGCGCGCCTGGCGCGCCACCAGTCCTGCCGGGGCCGACCTCGACGTGGCGAGGGTCTGA
- a CDS encoding glutamyl-tRNA reductase, producing the protein MLERLSRTPDDVAPNLLSIAPCVQGAVVLSTCNRFEAYVEIDEPVTAAGAVGVEAVLEAIEQSSGIPASELDGSYAVHSGARVAEHLFAVASGLESVVPGEGEIAGQVRRALTSARKEGTTSPELERLFQRASQAQRKVKNVTALGRAGRSLVRLSLELADSRIADWSAERVLLVGTGAYAAVTLATLRERGAKHICVYSPSGRAELFAKKHDITPVAAEDYARIASRSTLLITCTTATEPVLGPEHLQAPTGPVAAGCPVGPHSQLVIDLGMPRNVDPSISDLEGVALLDLETIRLHAPLEELQATDAARSVVREAADTFHVVGRQQSVTPAVVAMRSHIFSLLEAEIDRARARGDEDGRVEQALRHLSGVLLHTPTVRAHELAAEGRADDFIVALNTLYGIAPAAPASEESASA; encoded by the coding sequence ATGCTCGAACGACTGAGCCGCACCCCTGACGACGTCGCGCCGAACCTTCTGTCCATCGCGCCGTGCGTTCAAGGGGCTGTGGTCCTTTCGACGTGCAACCGGTTCGAGGCGTACGTGGAGATCGACGAGCCGGTCACCGCCGCGGGTGCCGTCGGCGTCGAAGCGGTCCTCGAAGCCATCGAGCAGTCCTCCGGCATCCCGGCATCCGAGTTGGACGGATCGTACGCCGTGCACTCCGGAGCCCGCGTGGCCGAGCACCTGTTCGCCGTGGCATCCGGACTCGAGTCCGTCGTGCCGGGCGAGGGCGAGATCGCCGGCCAGGTCCGCCGTGCGCTGACCTCCGCCCGCAAGGAGGGAACCACCTCCCCTGAGCTCGAGCGCCTGTTCCAGCGCGCCAGCCAGGCACAGCGCAAGGTCAAGAACGTCACTGCGCTCGGACGCGCCGGCCGCTCCCTGGTGCGCCTGTCGCTCGAACTCGCCGACAGCCGGATCGCCGACTGGTCCGCCGAGCGGGTGCTGCTGGTCGGCACCGGCGCGTACGCGGCTGTCACGCTCGCCACGCTCCGCGAACGCGGCGCGAAGCACATCTGCGTCTACTCCCCCTCCGGCCGTGCCGAGCTGTTCGCGAAGAAGCACGACATCACGCCGGTGGCCGCAGAGGACTACGCGCGCATCGCCTCGCGCTCCACGCTGCTGATCACCTGCACCACCGCGACCGAGCCCGTCCTCGGCCCGGAGCACCTGCAGGCGCCCACGGGACCGGTGGCCGCCGGATGCCCCGTCGGGCCGCACTCGCAGCTCGTGATCGACCTCGGGATGCCGCGCAACGTCGACCCCTCGATCTCCGACCTCGAAGGCGTCGCCCTGCTCGATCTGGAGACCATCCGCCTGCACGCACCGCTGGAGGAGCTCCAGGCGACGGATGCCGCACGCAGCGTCGTCCGCGAAGCCGCCGACACCTTCCACGTCGTCGGCCGACAGCAGAGCGTGACACCCGCCGTCGTCGCGATGCGCTCGCACATCTTCTCGTTGCTCGAGGCCGAGATCGACCGCGCCAGGGCGCGCGGCGACGAGGACGGCCGCGTCGAGCAGGCGCTGCGCCACCTCTCCGGCGTCCTGCTGCACACCCCGACCGTGCGTGCGCACGAGCTGGCCGCCGAAGGCCGCGCGGACGACTTCATCGTCGCGCTGAACACGCTCTACGGCATCGCACCTGCCGCCCCGGCATCCGAGGAGTCGGCGAGCGCCTGA
- a CDS encoding alpha-amylase family protein, protein MSTVESMSIPSAAAVDIERAALPWYERAMRWAQLTMVGDDPRPGSGFDPGFWIDYMRDIRADAACLNAGGYMAFYPSDVEGHYRSPYLGDSDPFGDLVRGARDLGLVVMARIDSHAVHGSVAALHPEWLSRDRDGEPQEHWSAPNVWLTCPFGTYATEFVPRVITEILERYDVDAIFANRWTGEGRCFCDGCRAQYRDASGGADIPPLPTRNGGYTAEEIRYRQWWERTLLGIARTWDEQIRALKPEARFVPNSGGGALSAIDMSALAAQSEILFADKQARSGLSPAFTSGRHAKEFRAVMGNKPVGGIFSMGIEEAHRWKDSVQVAEEIRMWVASATANGVRAWFTKFAGTVHDTRWLDVVKSIYLWHAENERYLRNTRSIADIGLVYSQQSARAFDGAESERTVQRPILGWYQMLVEARMPFDMVHDQLLDAAALQKYRVLILPNTVAMSDRQADQLREFVARGGTLVATYRTSLLDEHGRPRKDFALGDQFGVSAHGVRTDISNSYLRLRAAAEGDGDAAERVLRGITGTDVIINSANRVEVTVRDDRDVSESISRTVPVTLIDSYPDLPMEDVYRRDTDESRPQLVLSQVGAGRVAYFANDIDRAFSDFLVQDHFELMRGVLDWARDAAELVSVRGGGVIEVVAWEQSSSMTVHLVNMTNPRYLKGPIVELLPSPEQLVSIAIPEGRRVRQVRLLRSDADADALIVDGRVELTIDSVLDFEVIAIDLEELTIDFD, encoded by the coding sequence ATGAGCACTGTCGAATCCATGTCGATCCCGTCCGCCGCCGCGGTCGACATCGAACGCGCTGCGTTGCCCTGGTACGAACGGGCGATGCGCTGGGCGCAGTTGACGATGGTCGGCGACGATCCACGGCCGGGCAGCGGGTTCGATCCCGGTTTCTGGATCGACTACATGCGCGACATCCGCGCGGATGCCGCGTGTCTGAATGCCGGGGGGTACATGGCGTTCTATCCGAGTGATGTCGAGGGGCATTACCGCAGCCCGTACCTCGGCGACAGCGATCCGTTCGGCGACCTCGTACGCGGCGCGCGAGACCTGGGGCTCGTCGTGATGGCTCGCATCGACTCGCACGCCGTGCACGGGTCGGTTGCGGCGCTTCATCCCGAGTGGCTCAGCCGCGACCGCGACGGCGAGCCCCAGGAGCACTGGTCGGCGCCGAACGTGTGGCTCACGTGTCCCTTCGGCACGTACGCCACTGAGTTCGTGCCCAGGGTCATCACAGAGATCCTCGAGCGCTACGACGTCGATGCGATCTTCGCCAACCGGTGGACGGGCGAGGGGCGATGCTTCTGCGATGGGTGCCGCGCGCAATACCGCGACGCGAGCGGTGGCGCGGACATTCCGCCCCTGCCGACGAGGAACGGCGGCTACACAGCGGAGGAGATCCGCTACCGCCAGTGGTGGGAACGCACGCTGCTCGGCATCGCGCGCACCTGGGATGAGCAGATCCGTGCTCTGAAACCCGAAGCGCGTTTCGTCCCGAACTCCGGAGGCGGCGCACTCAGCGCGATCGATATGTCCGCGCTCGCCGCGCAGTCGGAGATCCTGTTCGCGGACAAGCAGGCCCGGAGCGGGCTGAGTCCTGCGTTCACGAGCGGACGTCACGCCAAGGAGTTCCGAGCGGTCATGGGGAACAAGCCGGTCGGCGGTATCTTCAGCATGGGCATCGAAGAAGCCCATCGCTGGAAAGACTCGGTCCAGGTCGCCGAGGAGATCCGGATGTGGGTGGCATCGGCCACGGCGAACGGTGTCCGCGCCTGGTTCACCAAGTTCGCTGGCACCGTTCACGACACCCGCTGGCTCGACGTCGTCAAGAGCATCTATCTCTGGCACGCCGAGAACGAGCGGTACCTCCGCAACACGCGCTCGATCGCCGATATCGGTCTCGTCTACTCCCAGCAAAGCGCGCGTGCCTTCGACGGAGCGGAATCCGAGAGGACGGTGCAGCGCCCCATTCTCGGCTGGTACCAGATGCTCGTCGAGGCGCGAATGCCGTTCGACATGGTGCACGACCAGCTGCTCGACGCCGCCGCGCTGCAGAAGTATCGCGTACTGATCCTGCCCAATACCGTCGCGATGTCGGATCGGCAGGCCGATCAGCTCCGCGAATTCGTCGCGCGCGGAGGGACGCTCGTGGCCACATATCGAACGAGCCTGTTGGACGAACACGGCCGACCGCGGAAGGACTTCGCCCTCGGCGACCAGTTCGGGGTGAGCGCGCACGGCGTACGCACCGACATCTCGAACTCTTACCTGAGGCTGAGAGCGGCGGCCGAAGGCGACGGAGACGCGGCGGAACGGGTGCTGCGGGGTATCACCGGCACCGACGTCATCATCAACTCCGCCAACAGGGTCGAGGTAACTGTTCGCGACGACCGCGACGTGAGCGAATCGATCTCGCGCACAGTTCCGGTGACGCTCATCGACTCGTACCCCGACCTGCCGATGGAGGACGTGTACCGCCGCGATACCGATGAGAGCAGACCGCAGTTGGTTCTGTCCCAGGTCGGGGCAGGCCGAGTGGCGTACTTCGCGAACGACATCGACAGGGCGTTCAGCGATTTCCTCGTGCAGGACCACTTCGAACTCATGCGCGGCGTGCTCGACTGGGCCAGAGACGCGGCGGAGCTCGTCAGCGTACGCGGCGGCGGTGTCATCGAAGTCGTCGCGTGGGAGCAGTCCTCGTCCATGACCGTGCACCTCGTGAACATGACGAATCCGCGCTACCTCAAGGGTCCGATCGTCGAGCTGCTTCCGAGCCCCGAACAGCTCGTCTCGATAGCGATCCCGGAGGGACGACGGGTTCGACAGGTTCGGCTGCTGCGTTCAGACGCCGACGCGGACGCGCTGATCGTCGACGGACGGGTCGAGCTCACCATCGACTCGGTGCTCGATTTCGAGGTGATAGCGATCGATCTGGAAGAGCTGACGATCGACTTCGACTGA
- a CDS encoding heme-degrading domain-containing protein → MGADSGVEKTLAEVIAQEEELRFDAFGYEDAYVAGTRMIELARSRDQAVAVSIVFGAQRVFHAARAGTRVENDLWLERKIRTVGSYAQSTYRVGLSFRLRGADFRSTNWHEPNDFAPFGGGFPIRVGELLVGVAAASGLAEADDHALVVEGLRALRER, encoded by the coding sequence ATGGGTGCGGACTCCGGAGTGGAGAAGACTCTGGCAGAAGTGATCGCGCAGGAGGAAGAGCTGCGATTCGACGCGTTCGGCTATGAGGATGCCTATGTCGCGGGAACGCGCATGATCGAGCTCGCGCGTTCGCGGGACCAGGCTGTGGCCGTGTCGATCGTGTTCGGCGCACAGCGGGTGTTCCATGCCGCCCGCGCCGGCACACGCGTCGAGAACGATCTGTGGCTGGAGCGGAAGATACGCACTGTAGGGTCGTACGCACAGTCGACGTACCGCGTCGGACTGTCCTTCCGGCTCCGCGGAGCGGACTTCCGTTCGACGAACTGGCACGAACCCAACGATTTCGCCCCCTTCGGCGGCGGATTCCCCATTCGGGTGGGGGAGCTGCTCGTCGGCGTCGCTGCGGCGTCCGGTCTCGCCGAGGCCGACGATCACGCTCTCGTCGTCGAGGGCCTTCGAGCACTCCGCGAACGATGA
- a CDS encoding hydroxypyruvate isomerase family protein, protein MTSSIVANVSLLFADLAVLERFQAARAAGFHLVESWWPFDTASPSSIEVDAFLRAIDEAGVSLVALNLYAGDMAAGERGVLSHPGREVDLQRSLAATEQIAQNTGCALFNALYGLRLNGVSDEAALDVALTNLTRVAAALDGGTLLLEPLSSAANTGYPLGSLDDAERVRSRAVAEGIDSVALLFDSFHLASNGMDLEAQIRDHAEHIAHVQLADDPGRGAPGTGDVDFPGVLRALAKVGYSGHIAAEYIPGPHAVSAEALAAALGADREVAR, encoded by the coding sequence ATGACCTCCTCGATCGTCGCCAACGTCTCACTGCTCTTCGCAGACCTCGCAGTTCTCGAAAGGTTCCAGGCTGCGAGAGCCGCGGGCTTCCACCTCGTGGAATCGTGGTGGCCCTTCGACACGGCATCGCCTTCGAGCATCGAAGTCGATGCGTTTCTGCGAGCGATCGATGAGGCAGGCGTGAGCCTCGTGGCGCTCAACCTGTACGCCGGTGACATGGCCGCGGGTGAGCGCGGGGTGCTCTCTCACCCGGGGCGGGAAGTGGATCTGCAGCGCTCGCTCGCGGCGACGGAGCAGATCGCGCAGAACACGGGTTGCGCGCTGTTCAACGCACTGTACGGTTTGCGCCTCAACGGTGTCAGCGACGAGGCCGCGCTCGACGTCGCGCTGACCAATCTCACACGCGTCGCCGCCGCGCTCGATGGCGGGACGCTGCTTCTCGAACCGCTCAGCAGCGCGGCGAACACCGGCTACCCGCTCGGCTCTCTCGATGACGCCGAACGAGTGCGCTCCCGCGCTGTCGCAGAAGGGATCGATTCGGTCGCGTTGCTGTTCGATTCGTTCCACCTGGCGTCCAACGGCATGGATCTCGAGGCCCAGATCCGTGACCACGCCGAACACATCGCTCATGTGCAGCTCGCTGATGATCCGGGGCGCGGCGCACCGGGAACAGGCGATGTCGACTTCCCCGGTGTCCTGCGGGCGCTCGCGAAGGTCGGCTATTCAGGGCACATCGCCGCCGAGTACATCCCTGGACCGCATGCGGTGAGCGCTGAGGCGCTCGCGGCTGCGCTCGGGGCGGATCGAGAGGTCGCACGATGA
- a CDS encoding mandelate racemase/muconate lactonizing enzyme family protein: MSTLSDIGSLSSEAAYELPVSRSSAPSQLRITDLRIANLVGVPFRSTIVRIDTNQGISGYGEVRDQASASYVLALKSRLIGRNPCDIDAIFRSIKQFGGHGRRGGGVSAVEMALMDLAGKAYGVPAYQLAGGKHRNEVMCYADTPGGADPHRTAAMLRSRLDAGYKMLKVDVGVDLLWDIPGTLIAPPYARTAKLTMHPFTGQQITPAGIEYLVDYVRVLREEVGYAVPLAMDHFGHIPLESCIRIAQAFEEFNLAWLEDMIPWQYTAQWKRLTNATTTPTCTGEDIYLAENFRPLIEEAAVSVIHPDPATSGGILETKRLGDYAWDFGIPMALHLAASPVATMACVHLAAATENFIGLEHHAADVEGWSDLVTGLPTPIIQDGFIQVPDAPGLGFGDIDEEAMRGHLDPADPVFFAETSHWDAERSMDRIWG; the protein is encoded by the coding sequence ATGTCCACGCTGAGCGATATCGGATCCCTGTCGTCTGAGGCCGCGTACGAACTCCCCGTCTCGCGTTCTTCCGCCCCGTCGCAGTTGCGGATCACCGATCTGCGGATCGCGAACCTGGTCGGCGTGCCCTTCCGCTCGACGATCGTGCGCATCGACACCAACCAGGGCATCAGCGGATACGGTGAGGTACGCGATCAGGCGAGCGCGAGCTACGTTCTCGCCCTCAAGAGCCGGCTCATCGGCCGCAATCCGTGCGACATCGATGCGATCTTCCGTTCGATCAAGCAGTTCGGCGGGCACGGTCGCCGAGGTGGCGGCGTCAGTGCCGTCGAGATGGCGCTCATGGATCTGGCGGGCAAGGCGTACGGCGTACCGGCCTATCAGCTCGCCGGGGGAAAGCATCGCAATGAGGTGATGTGCTACGCCGACACCCCCGGCGGAGCCGACCCGCACCGCACAGCCGCGATGTTGCGCAGCAGACTGGATGCGGGATACAAGATGCTCAAGGTCGACGTCGGGGTCGACCTCCTCTGGGACATCCCGGGCACCCTCATCGCACCACCGTACGCGCGCACGGCGAAGCTGACCATGCACCCCTTCACCGGGCAGCAGATCACTCCTGCCGGCATCGAGTACCTCGTCGACTACGTGCGCGTGCTTCGCGAAGAGGTGGGCTACGCGGTGCCACTGGCAATGGATCACTTCGGTCACATCCCGCTCGAGTCCTGCATCCGGATCGCGCAGGCGTTCGAGGAGTTCAACCTCGCGTGGCTGGAGGACATGATCCCGTGGCAGTACACCGCGCAGTGGAAGCGCCTCACGAATGCGACGACCACGCCGACATGCACGGGCGAGGACATCTACCTGGCGGAGAACTTCCGGCCTCTGATCGAAGAGGCAGCGGTGAGCGTGATCCACCCTGACCCTGCGACATCGGGTGGAATCCTGGAGACCAAACGTCTCGGGGACTACGCCTGGGATTTCGGTATCCCCATGGCATTGCACCTCGCCGCTTCGCCGGTCGCGACGATGGCCTGCGTGCATCTCGCGGCGGCGACGGAGAACTTCATCGGCTTGGAGCACCACGCCGCCGATGTCGAAGGGTGGAGCGACCTCGTCACCGGTCTACCCACCCCGATCATCCAGGACGGATTCATCCAGGTCCCCGACGCTCCCGGTCTCGGGTTCGGAGACATCGACGAGGAGGCCATGCGTGGTCACCTGGACCCGGCGGATCCGGTGTTCTTCGCGGAAACCTCCCACTGGGATGCGGAGCGGAGCATGGATCGGATCTGGGGATGA
- a CDS encoding RraA family protein: MQSPADIIRLTAGWEGERSADGRPRVGDDVLERIMTATSEDAWATTHKHGYPRQFASGWQQTHQGRVLVGRAVTAQFLPHRPDYDAAVVAAGERDGLQDGDRQNSWVIDALGEGDVMVVDIFGKVVEGTVIGDNLGTAVAARTHAGAVIDGGVRDLTGLQRLDDVNFFYRAADPTPIRNVTLAGLNTPVRIGGATVLPGDVVLGTATGVYFVPPQLAVELADNAWETASRDAFGKQRLREGRYSSASIDTSPWLDEIETDFQSWREREGSAR, translated from the coding sequence TTGCAGAGTCCAGCGGACATCATCCGCCTCACCGCCGGATGGGAGGGGGAGCGCTCTGCCGACGGGCGTCCGCGCGTCGGTGATGACGTGCTCGAGCGCATCATGACGGCGACATCCGAGGACGCCTGGGCGACGACCCACAAGCACGGGTATCCGCGGCAATTCGCGAGCGGATGGCAGCAGACCCACCAGGGGCGGGTGCTCGTGGGACGGGCGGTGACCGCGCAGTTCCTTCCCCACCGTCCCGACTACGACGCCGCCGTGGTCGCGGCGGGCGAGCGCGACGGTCTGCAGGACGGCGATCGCCAGAACTCCTGGGTGATCGATGCGCTCGGTGAGGGCGATGTCATGGTGGTCGACATCTTCGGGAAAGTCGTCGAGGGCACGGTGATCGGTGACAATCTCGGCACTGCCGTCGCAGCCCGCACCCACGCCGGCGCGGTGATCGACGGGGGCGTTCGGGATCTGACCGGTCTGCAGCGACTCGACGACGTCAACTTCTTCTACCGCGCGGCCGACCCCACGCCCATCCGCAACGTCACCCTCGCCGGATTGAACACACCGGTGCGCATCGGCGGGGCGACGGTGCTGCCCGGTGACGTCGTGCTCGGCACGGCGACCGGCGTGTACTTCGTGCCTCCGCAACTCGCGGTCGAGCTCGCGGACAACGCATGGGAGACGGCGTCACGTGACGCGTTCGGCAAGCAACGGCTGAGAGAGGGGCGCTACTCGAGCGCTTCCATCGACACCTCGCCGTGGCTCGACGAGATCGAGACCGATTTTCAGAGTTGGCGCGAGCGCGAGGGGAGCGCTCGTTGA